In Halobaculum limi, one DNA window encodes the following:
- a CDS encoding PH domain-containing protein: MSQQETTSHDSADVENSTNNSATADASQPSAPAHPASVQTNPTIKPTLIALGLAIVVVLAIVGVILSNQRALGGQSIAEIAAQVVAIVGLLIGLRLLLRIFILTRTTYSVNTERIQRKYTLFLRTSKREVPIQMVRSSQLEQSRIQKILGYGSIRVNEGLGGIRLEHVENPHEVQDVISTHSVDEPATV; the protein is encoded by the coding sequence ATGAGCCAACAAGAGACCACCTCCCACGATTCAGCCGACGTCGAGAACAGTACAAACAACTCGGCGACAGCCGATGCCTCACAACCTTCCGCGCCTGCTCACCCAGCGTCAGTGCAAACAAACCCGACAATAAAGCCGACGCTGATAGCGCTAGGCCTTGCAATCGTGGTGGTGCTCGCCATAGTTGGGGTAATCTTGAGTAATCAACGCGCGCTTGGTGGGCAAAGTATTGCTGAAATTGCGGCGCAGGTCGTTGCGATCGTTGGACTATTAATTGGCTTACGGCTGTTACTTCGGATCTTCATTTTGACTCGAACAACATATTCGGTGAACACAGAGCGGATTCAGCGGAAATACACGCTGTTCCTCCGGACAAGTAAACGTGAGGTCCCAATACAGATGGTTCGCAGTAGCCAACTCGAACAAAGTCGCATCCAGAAAATCCTCGGCTATGGGTCGATTCGCGTGAATGAAGGATTGGGTGGAATTCGGCTCGAACACGTCGAAAACCCGCATGAGGTCCAGGACGTGATTTCTACACACTCCGTCGACGAGCCGGCCACTGTGTGA
- a CDS encoding PQQ-binding-like beta-propeller repeat protein, whose translation MTDDTSSPDGSSSRKLTRRTLLAAGLTLGTTGCLRAQVESSPSAGGDRTVHSQSSETLTQRAKQTQRGHPVALSTVWKAQVSRGIPTISPDGKTVVVAGQKGVTAIRSGDGTSQWQHQTGPVETRPATTSQRVYVPAADGTLYALNNTDGTLQWSFTGDRTLTTIPLISTEANRVVVGTGESDGVTVGDSSNSEFKPTYLYGLTRAGEEVWTIETANGDPVSSTTLHNERLYLRTVNQLEAYDIESGTQIDWEPNLGDGIWDRPSDRPAYNTKRLHSDSAGLYVPTRDGVVSVSHAGDFRWHFQPFDSPTRFAYHDNTVILGSRDNGVYAVDAGTGEQRWRTQLDDTVIAVEPHGETIWAVDRSETLTALTMASGNPTLSADLQRGYGVAAAAQGGGVITTTAEQTIGNSVTYE comes from the coding sequence ATGACGGACGATACTAGCTCTCCAGACGGATCCTCGTCACGGAAGTTGACACGTCGAACCCTGCTCGCTGCTGGGCTGACGTTGGGTACGACAGGCTGTCTACGTGCCCAGGTTGAGTCATCGCCATCAGCTGGTGGGGATCGAACAGTACACTCACAATCTTCAGAGACACTCACGCAGAGAGCCAAACAAACCCAGCGGGGCCACCCAGTTGCTCTCTCAACAGTGTGGAAGGCACAGGTGAGTCGTGGAATTCCGACGATTTCCCCAGATGGAAAGACGGTGGTTGTTGCTGGCCAGAAAGGGGTTACTGCGATTCGGTCTGGCGATGGGACAAGCCAGTGGCAGCACCAGACAGGACCTGTTGAGACACGACCGGCTACAACGTCTCAGCGTGTCTATGTCCCGGCAGCTGATGGCACACTGTACGCTCTCAATAATACAGATGGGACACTTCAGTGGTCATTCACTGGAGACCGCACCCTGACAACGATTCCACTCATCAGTACAGAAGCAAACCGAGTGGTCGTTGGCACAGGTGAATCCGATGGCGTTACTGTTGGCGACTCTTCGAACTCAGAGTTCAAGCCGACATACCTCTATGGGCTGACTCGGGCTGGTGAGGAAGTATGGACAATTGAGACTGCAAACGGTGACCCAGTCTCGTCGACTACCCTCCACAATGAGCGCCTCTACTTGCGGACAGTAAATCAGTTAGAAGCATATGATATTGAATCAGGTACTCAGATCGACTGGGAGCCAAACCTCGGTGACGGGATTTGGGATCGTCCCTCTGACCGACCGGCATACAACACGAAGCGACTCCACTCAGATTCGGCTGGCCTGTATGTGCCCACACGGGATGGTGTCGTTTCAGTCTCACACGCTGGCGATTTTCGTTGGCACTTCCAGCCATTCGACTCTCCAACGCGATTTGCGTATCACGACAACACTGTTATTCTTGGTTCGCGGGATAACGGCGTCTATGCTGTTGATGCTGGAACGGGTGAACAACGCTGGCGAACCCAACTTGATGATACGGTCATTGCCGTCGAGCCGCACGGTGAGACGATTTGGGCTGTAGACCGGTCAGAGACACTGACTGCGCTCACAATGGCGTCGGGCAACCCAACACTCTCAGCCGATCTTCAACGTGGATATGGAGTTGCTGCAGCAGCTCAAGGAGGTGGAGTGATCACTACCACCGCAGAGCAAACGATCGGCAACAGCGTCACCTATGAGTGA
- a CDS encoding PQQ-binding-like beta-propeller repeat protein yields MNRRRYLAALATTIPFTGCLNFSQSQESTTTQSSEQATTQAATASTQPPSQESTPAEETATPELPEGTLWAFRANAPFIAGPVHKDGLVFATSVDRHLYALNTGDGTEQWTAETTNELDKALTVCNGVVVASGADEVLGVRLTDGSTVFNETGYGSGIRAQVSTTKTVYQSLFPHGLRALDPVTGTALWTVENDLSGVEIATDGETVCVAYNPEEKFGDPPWAFGGYDAETGEELWYFKRNPDRDRERLGVAVSEGLCFATDGAQALFIDARSGTIQAEESLNVSYVHGAADGVVAVGSSDLGLQGRDMSTGNSVWQTGESVRAYGPNTTDESRLQFYEDDQLYTLEIPSGEYTTSELGSLGDADLTGELAVSDSSVFLTTEDARVRAVERQ; encoded by the coding sequence ATGAACCGGCGTCGGTACTTAGCAGCACTAGCAACAACGATACCGTTCACAGGCTGTCTGAATTTCAGCCAATCACAGGAGAGTACCACAACTCAATCGTCCGAGCAAGCGACGACCCAGGCAGCAACAGCATCGACACAACCCCCGTCTCAAGAATCCACTCCAGCAGAAGAGACTGCTACCCCTGAACTTCCGGAAGGGACATTGTGGGCTTTCAGGGCAAATGCCCCGTTCATCGCTGGACCTGTACACAAGGACGGTCTCGTGTTTGCCACGAGTGTTGATAGACATCTCTACGCGCTAAACACGGGTGATGGGACCGAGCAGTGGACTGCAGAGACAACGAACGAACTTGATAAAGCACTCACCGTTTGCAATGGCGTTGTCGTCGCTTCCGGAGCAGATGAGGTACTTGGTGTACGGCTTACTGACGGATCGACAGTATTCAATGAGACAGGGTACGGTAGTGGGATTCGGGCACAAGTATCTACGACTAAGACTGTATATCAATCACTCTTCCCACACGGACTTCGTGCACTAGACCCAGTGACAGGTACCGCCCTCTGGACGGTGGAGAATGACCTCTCAGGTGTAGAGATTGCGACGGATGGCGAGACGGTGTGCGTAGCATATAATCCTGAAGAGAAATTTGGCGACCCACCGTGGGCATTTGGTGGGTATGATGCGGAGACCGGTGAAGAGTTGTGGTACTTCAAGCGAAATCCTGACAGAGACCGCGAGCGTCTCGGTGTCGCAGTTTCGGAAGGGCTCTGTTTTGCAACTGATGGGGCACAAGCGCTGTTTATCGATGCCCGAAGCGGAACAATCCAGGCTGAAGAATCACTAAACGTGAGCTATGTTCACGGAGCAGCAGATGGTGTCGTGGCAGTTGGGAGTAGTGATCTTGGGCTACAGGGGCGAGATATGAGCACTGGCAACTCAGTCTGGCAAACTGGAGAAAGCGTTCGGGCATACGGACCAAATACGACTGATGAAAGTCGTCTCCAATTTTATGAGGATGACCAATTGTACACGCTCGAGATCCCCAGCGGTGAATACACCACCTCCGAGCTTGGTTCCCTCGGTGACGCAGATTTGACAGGTGAATTAGCGGTATCTGACTCAAGCGTGTTTCTAACGACAGAAGATGCTCGGGTTCGCGCTGTAGAGCGACAATGA
- a CDS encoding transcription initiation factor IIB: MAYTNYDQQYDDEQGGNLSEGTRCPECDGHLQTEGGETACLSCGLLLDEYRYDHGATPRSYADSETDREHVGAPLTETRHDRGISTAIGRTRDSNGGFLTARKRRQLRRLRREHSRGLFASTAERNLATALSEIARLTSALELPRSAREVASRVYREAQARSLIPGRSIEEMAAASVYAACRCSAISRSVVEIASYSHVSESAVYARYRVLNKELELEAAPPRPEETLTRVASTLEIADDVRARAGELISALRAVKAGSGCNPAGIAAGCLYVAVCEFSQSITQHEIAAAAGVTAVTLRARAEDLKQVEPKTTESSLGDCGYDRPST, translated from the coding sequence ATGGCATACACGAACTACGACCAGCAGTACGACGACGAACAGGGCGGCAACCTCTCAGAAGGAACGCGATGTCCCGAATGCGATGGACACCTCCAGACAGAAGGTGGTGAAACGGCGTGTCTCTCCTGTGGCCTCCTCCTCGATGAGTACCGATACGATCACGGAGCGACGCCGCGATCATACGCTGACAGCGAGACGGATCGCGAACACGTTGGTGCACCACTAACTGAGACGCGTCACGATCGTGGGATTTCGACGGCAATCGGCAGAACCCGAGATTCGAATGGCGGGTTTCTGACCGCGAGGAAGCGGCGACAGCTTCGCAGACTTCGCCGCGAACACAGTCGAGGGTTATTCGCATCGACGGCTGAACGGAATCTCGCGACAGCACTTTCTGAAATTGCACGACTAACGAGCGCGCTTGAGCTCCCACGTTCGGCGCGAGAAGTTGCCTCTCGAGTGTACCGCGAGGCACAAGCCCGTAGCCTCATCCCCGGACGATCTATCGAGGAGATGGCCGCTGCAAGTGTGTATGCGGCCTGCCGTTGTAGTGCAATTTCCCGCTCTGTAGTAGAGATTGCTTCGTATTCACACGTGTCTGAGTCGGCCGTGTATGCGCGATACCGCGTGCTCAACAAGGAACTCGAACTTGAGGCAGCACCACCCAGGCCCGAAGAGACGCTCACACGGGTGGCTAGTACACTCGAGATCGCTGATGATGTACGTGCACGTGCTGGTGAACTCATTTCGGCGTTACGTGCGGTGAAAGCCGGGTCAGGCTGCAACCCCGCGGGGATTGCTGCGGGATGCCTGTATGTAGCAGTCTGTGAGTTCAGTCAATCGATTACACAACACGAAATTGCCGCTGCTGCAGGGGTCACAGCTGTCACGCTTCGTGCACGGGCGGAAGACCTCAAACAGGTCGAGCCGAAGACAACCGAATCTTCGCTGGGAGACTGTGGCTACGACCGACCATCCACCTGA
- a CDS encoding SWIM zinc finger family protein, translating to MKPADTLRELAPATRVLKRATYEAFEFDVVANGVRIRNASYANPAAHEYIVSLAGGIPATCSCPADANFDGPCKHRVAVAIRGPVLAAAQQRVARPVVADGGEKTVAGTDADEQSTNPSDGAREHSASDEPTDCACADLDGFPCWPCVNAGRRELPE from the coding sequence ATGAAGCCAGCAGACACACTCAGAGAGCTCGCACCAGCGACGCGTGTACTCAAGCGAGCGACGTACGAAGCATTCGAATTCGACGTTGTAGCGAACGGCGTTCGCATCAGGAACGCAAGCTACGCGAATCCAGCAGCGCACGAGTACATAGTCTCACTTGCAGGTGGTATCCCAGCGACGTGTTCGTGCCCAGCGGACGCAAACTTTGATGGGCCGTGCAAGCACCGTGTAGCGGTCGCAATTCGTGGACCAGTCCTTGCAGCTGCCCAACAGCGCGTTGCGCGACCAGTTGTTGCGGATGGGGGCGAGAAGACCGTAGCTGGTACCGATGCAGATGAGCAGAGTACCAACCCGAGCGATGGTGCTCGTGAACATTCCGCGTCGGATGAACCAACAGACTGTGCGTGTGCAGATCTTGATGGGTTCCCCTGCTGGCCGTGTGTGAACGCTGGGCGGCGTGAGCTGCCAGAATAA
- a CDS encoding sugar phosphate nucleotidyltransferase, translating to MSIDSAVILAAGEGQRLRPLTKYRPKPMLPAGNRPILEYVFDALVDGGIDNLHVVVGYEGDRVQDYFGPTYRDRSLTYHKQEKQLGSGHALLQARDALEGDFLAVNGDEIVEAETINAVVNAHSVDDSCTLAIAESAEAPMYGAVILDGDRVSELIEKPGSGSYRLLNAGVYAFGPSFFSALENADQTNGELALTEGISDIIDRGGHVRGVKIDGLHSEVTYPWDLTSLACKLLADGRISEPETAPGLYVSESASVADEAILYKPVVIGPDTVVEPGAVVGPYTAIGQNASVEAGAVVRRTVLDADTRIGANATIIDSITGQGAEIGAGVTAPGGLADVRVNNQIHENERLGCVLADRAHIRGGATILPGLLVGPGADIGVGVTLHRSVDENTEVQG from the coding sequence ATGTCAATAGATTCTGCAGTCATCCTTGCGGCCGGAGAAGGCCAACGGCTCAGGCCACTCACAAAATATCGCCCAAAACCGATGCTCCCAGCCGGGAATCGCCCGATTCTTGAGTACGTCTTTGACGCATTGGTTGATGGGGGTATCGACAACCTTCACGTCGTCGTTGGCTATGAGGGAGATCGCGTTCAGGATTACTTCGGCCCCACGTACCGTGATCGAAGTTTAACGTACCATAAACAGGAAAAACAACTTGGGAGCGGACACGCACTGTTACAAGCTCGGGACGCACTTGAGGGCGACTTCCTCGCAGTAAATGGAGATGAAATCGTTGAGGCTGAAACAATTAACGCGGTAGTTAATGCGCACTCAGTTGACGACAGTTGCACGCTCGCTATCGCTGAATCAGCAGAGGCTCCGATGTACGGTGCCGTCATACTTGACGGGGACAGAGTTTCTGAACTAATTGAGAAACCTGGGAGTGGTTCATACCGCTTGCTCAACGCAGGTGTATACGCGTTTGGTCCCAGCTTTTTTTCCGCGCTCGAGAATGCCGACCAGACGAACGGCGAGCTTGCGCTCACTGAAGGGATATCCGACATAATCGACCGTGGTGGACACGTCCGTGGTGTCAAGATTGATGGGCTTCACTCAGAAGTGACGTATCCCTGGGATCTCACCTCTCTCGCGTGTAAGCTTTTAGCAGACGGGCGTATCTCCGAACCAGAGACCGCTCCCGGTCTATATGTCTCGGAATCTGCATCTGTGGCCGATGAAGCTATTCTATACAAACCGGTTGTTATCGGTCCAGATACTGTCGTTGAACCGGGTGCAGTCGTCGGTCCTTACACCGCGATTGGTCAAAACGCATCTGTTGAGGCTGGTGCAGTCGTTCGTCGGACAGTTCTCGACGCAGACACGCGCATAGGCGCAAATGCGACCATCATCGATTCCATCACTGGGCAAGGTGCGGAAATCGGCGCGGGTGTAACTGCTCCCGGTGGGCTTGCTGATGTTCGTGTGAACAACCAGATCCACGAGAACGAACGTCTTGGGTGCGTTCTTGCAGACCGGGCGCACATCCGTGGTGGGGCAACGATTTTGCCTGGGCTGCTTGTTGGGCCAGGCGCGGATATTGGCGTGGGAGTTACACTCCATCGCAGTGTCGACGAAAATACTGAGGTGCAAGGCTAA
- the glmS gene encoding glutamine--fructose-6-phosphate transaminase (isomerizing), with the protein MCGIIGCVGHHDDTLDVVLDGLETLEYRGYDSAGVALVDDSIDVQKKQGRLEALRTEIAKRDVTPTGDVGIGHTRWSTHGPPTDANAHPHTDEAGQVAVVHNGIIENYQSLRDELEAEGVTFTSDTDTEVIPHLFAAYLETDLSTELAFHRTLERIDGSYAIAAVVAGDDRIFATRNDSPLVLGIGENQYYLASDVPAFLEYTRDVVYLDDGDVAIIDADGWDVTDGDGESVDKEVSTVTWSAEQTGKSGYEHYMLKEINEQPTALRQGLSGRLDELAGDITVEELDDVGFPETVHFVACGTSYHAALYGVELFREVGVPAQAFLASEYATGPAPIPEDGLIVGVTQSGETADTLSALREAQGRGAKTLALTNVVGSTAARECDHALYIRSGPEIGVAATKTFSSQLTALNLLAETIADNTRGSRDLVLALRDVPSDIQQVLDETTAEAIVDEYVDNESFFFIGRGLHFPVALEGALKFKEITYEHAEGFASGELKHGPLALVTSNTPVFAIVTGNDERARKTIGNVKEVEARDAPVIAVTDGQSDVERYADHVLEIPETHQRTAPMLANVQLQLVAYHMANQLGRSIDKPRNLAKSVTVE; encoded by the coding sequence ATGTGCGGGATTATCGGCTGCGTCGGCCATCATGACGACACGCTTGATGTTGTGTTGGACGGACTCGAGACGTTGGAATACCGAGGCTATGACTCAGCTGGCGTCGCACTTGTCGATGACTCTATTGATGTGCAGAAGAAGCAGGGACGACTCGAAGCCCTCCGGACAGAGATTGCCAAGCGCGACGTGACTCCGACTGGTGACGTCGGTATCGGCCACACGCGCTGGAGTACGCACGGCCCGCCGACAGACGCTAACGCACACCCACATACGGATGAAGCTGGACAAGTTGCCGTCGTACATAATGGGATCATTGAGAACTATCAGTCGTTACGCGATGAGCTCGAAGCGGAGGGAGTCACCTTCACAAGCGATACTGATACTGAGGTAATCCCGCACCTGTTTGCTGCGTACCTTGAGACGGACCTCAGCACCGAATTGGCATTCCATCGGACGCTCGAACGGATTGACGGAAGCTACGCAATCGCTGCGGTCGTTGCTGGTGATGACCGCATATTCGCAACGCGCAATGACTCGCCACTTGTGCTCGGGATAGGCGAAAACCAGTATTACTTGGCAAGCGACGTCCCGGCGTTTCTTGAATATACGCGTGATGTCGTGTATCTTGATGACGGTGACGTCGCGATCATCGATGCAGACGGATGGGACGTCACCGATGGCGACGGGGAGTCCGTCGACAAAGAGGTCTCGACGGTTACGTGGAGTGCTGAACAAACGGGGAAGAGCGGGTACGAGCATTATATGCTCAAAGAAATTAACGAGCAGCCAACAGCCCTCCGCCAGGGGCTCAGTGGCCGTCTGGACGAGCTTGCTGGAGACATCACCGTCGAAGAACTCGATGATGTTGGCTTCCCGGAGACGGTCCACTTCGTCGCTTGCGGTACTTCCTACCATGCCGCATTGTACGGTGTTGAACTGTTCCGAGAAGTTGGCGTACCCGCACAAGCGTTCTTAGCCAGTGAATATGCAACTGGCCCTGCGCCAATTCCCGAAGATGGCCTTATTGTCGGTGTTACCCAAAGTGGCGAGACTGCTGACACACTCTCTGCGTTACGGGAAGCACAGGGAAGAGGTGCGAAGACGCTTGCGCTGACAAATGTTGTAGGCAGCACAGCTGCGAGAGAGTGCGACCACGCGCTATACATCCGTTCGGGCCCAGAAATCGGTGTCGCAGCAACGAAGACGTTCTCTTCACAGCTTACTGCGTTGAATCTCTTGGCAGAGACAATAGCAGACAACACCCGAGGATCTCGTGACCTTGTTTTAGCGCTTCGTGATGTTCCCAGTGACATCCAACAGGTGCTTGATGAAACGACCGCGGAGGCAATTGTTGACGAGTACGTAGATAACGAGTCATTCTTCTTCATTGGTCGGGGTCTCCACTTCCCGGTTGCACTCGAAGGCGCGCTGAAATTCAAAGAGATAACCTACGAGCACGCTGAAGGATTTGCATCGGGCGAATTGAAGCACGGTCCGCTTGCACTCGTAACGAGCAACACACCGGTGTTCGCGATTGTCACTGGGAACGACGAGCGCGCACGCAAGACAATCGGGAACGTGAAAGAGGTCGAAGCTCGTGACGCACCAGTCATTGCAGTCACGGATGGGCAATCCGACGTGGAGCGATATGCTGACCACGTGCTAGAGATTCCCGAGACACATCAACGGACTGCACCAATGCTCGCAAACGTCCAATTGCAACTCGTTGCCTATCATATGGCGAACCAACTCGGACGGTCTATCGATAAGCCCCGAAACCTCGCGAAAAGCGTGACAGTTGAATAA
- a CDS encoding NAD-dependent epimerase/dehydratase family protein, which yields MEDTKVLITGGTGFIGSNLANTLAETNDVIALDNGYLGTPDNLNDDVEYVEADVLDDDLPTDVDVVFHLAALSSRQMLEENPRQGARVNIEGFINVVEQAHADGCDTIVYASTSSAYGSRTEPSPEDMDLEASTGYDASMLGRERYAEYYNDFYDDLAVAGARFFSVYQGYGGNEGHKGEYANTVSQFTDEIANGQSPVLWGDGSQTRDFTHVDDIVRGLESMADHRLNDVYNLGTGEPYSFNEMIELINDALGTDVEPEYEPIPLENYVHDTCADITKIREATGWEPQISFEEGVKRVCEPYLDE from the coding sequence ATGGAAGACACCAAAGTTCTCATCACAGGGGGAACCGGCTTCATCGGCTCGAATCTCGCCAATACGCTAGCTGAGACCAACGACGTCATCGCCCTCGATAACGGCTATCTCGGCACGCCCGACAACCTCAACGACGACGTCGAGTATGTTGAAGCAGACGTCCTCGATGACGACCTCCCAACTGATGTGGACGTCGTCTTCCACCTTGCGGCACTCTCTTCGCGTCAGATGCTCGAGGAGAATCCTCGACAGGGTGCGCGCGTTAACATTGAAGGCTTCATCAACGTCGTTGAACAGGCGCACGCGGACGGCTGTGATACGATCGTCTACGCTTCAACCTCTTCGGCGTACGGCAGCCGAACTGAGCCATCGCCTGAGGATATGGATCTCGAGGCGTCGACGGGCTATGACGCCTCAATGCTTGGACGCGAACGCTATGCCGAGTACTACAACGACTTCTATGATGACCTCGCCGTCGCCGGTGCACGATTCTTCTCCGTGTATCAGGGCTACGGTGGCAACGAGGGTCATAAAGGGGAATACGCCAACACGGTCTCGCAGTTCACAGATGAGATCGCCAACGGCCAGTCACCGGTGCTGTGGGGTGACGGTTCTCAGACGCGTGACTTCACGCACGTCGATGACATCGTTCGCGGGCTGGAATCGATGGCTGACCATCGCTTGAACGATGTGTACAACCTCGGCACTGGCGAGCCGTACTCGTTCAACGAGATGATCGAACTCATCAATGACGCGCTTGGGACGGACGTCGAACCAGAATACGAGCCGATTCCGTTGGAGAACTACGTCCACGACACCTGTGCCGACATCACGAAGATCCGTGAGGCAACTGGCTGGGAACCACAAATATCGTTTGAAGAGGGCGTCAAGCGGGTGTGCGAGCCGTATCTCGACGAATAG
- the aglF gene encoding UTP--glucose-1-phosphate uridylyltransferase AglF, which produces MQAVVLAAGEGTRLRPLTEDKPKGMVEVNGAPILTHCFDNLIELGASELIVVVGYMKEKIIEYYDDEYEGIPITYAHQREQNGLAHALLTVEEHIDDDFMLILGDNVFEANLGDVVRRQREDRADAAFLVEEVEWEEASRYGVCDTNKYGEIVDVVEKPEEPPSNLVMTGFYTFSPAIFHACHLVQPSNRNEYEISDAVDLLIKSGRTIDAIALDGWRMDIGYPEDRDEAEERLAESGEAEA; this is translated from the coding sequence GACTGAAGACAAGCCCAAGGGGATGGTCGAAGTCAATGGGGCACCGATTTTGACCCACTGTTTCGATAACCTGATCGAACTCGGTGCGTCAGAACTCATCGTTGTAGTCGGGTATATGAAAGAGAAAATCATCGAGTACTATGACGATGAGTACGAAGGCATCCCCATCACGTATGCCCACCAGCGTGAGCAGAATGGGCTGGCCCACGCCTTGCTAACGGTGGAAGAGCACATCGATGACGACTTCATGCTGATTCTGGGTGACAACGTCTTCGAGGCCAACCTCGGCGATGTTGTCCGACGACAGCGCGAAGATCGTGCTGATGCGGCCTTCCTCGTTGAGGAAGTCGAATGGGAAGAAGCCTCACGCTATGGGGTGTGCGATACCAACAAATACGGTGAGATTGTCGACGTCGTCGAGAAACCAGAGGAGCCGCCATCGAATCTTGTGATGACTGGCTTCTACACGTTCTCGCCCGCGATCTTCCACGCCTGTCATCTGGTGCAACCCTCGAATCGTAATGAGTATGAAATTTCTGATGCGGTTGACCTCCTGATCAAGAGTGGGCGAACGATCGATGCAATCGCGCTCGATGGATGGCGGATGGACATTGGGTATCCCGAGGATCGCGACGAAGCCGAGGAACGGCTCGCCGAGTCTGGCGAGGCTGAAGCATAG